In one window of Spodoptera frugiperda isolate SF20-4 chromosome 11, AGI-APGP_CSIRO_Sfru_2.0, whole genome shotgun sequence DNA:
- the LOC118274784 gene encoding two pore channel protein 1 isoform X2, producing the protein MFSVIMRIERFVDSVRSVSRSVYLTVNDIIDTRTGTDGAGDAGTLDMGSRSSLHTGLNMSEDEHWEMNYHEAAIYLEEGLNNEKFDSHPSSPEELPAYLRVHNPWYHGLDLLASLVLILLAFTEDPAVPTFELPVWAHGTIELLALTVIGVELHLKLKWIGWGTILKHKRTMIKGITLLIMVLEAVVVLCRQSSHFRVTRALRPIFLVDTRHCGGVRRFIRQILQSLPPIIDMLGLLMFFVATYSLLGYYLFSEHVDNGHFQTISDSFVSMFVLLTTANFPDVMMPSYAKSKWYAVFFILYIITVLYVLMNLMLAVVYETFTRIEREKCRALLLHRRRAARHAFRLLVSRRAPHAVRLRHFAGLMRHYAPHYSGLDVYLMFKQLNQSSSGGLSRGEFANLYEVFALRWAGQQSRAPWYAQSALEPLGRAAAAAVRWPYFEYLIYALIVGNGLAMVLRVCEAAGDLQDSARLLCASWDTWLFLTLFLLEAALRMMASGLAVYLESGWNVFDLSVTLLALMGAVLLSIAPKLFIVVIFRPLRLMRLYKLKKRYRDVFGTLVLLSPLMSSAGCVMLVMYYFFAIIGMELFAGYDLRNCCVNTTVEDFYKYSLNSSTALGYYYLNNFENIVTSGVTLFELTVVNNWFILMNAYATVAGQFSRIYFMVFYLFTMVVLTIVVASVLEAFRFRIQYKRSTTKRDEEKLLHEEVHTSWEEAQRLGASGDLADELRPNLPPGVEVTFIGSRPRTKEVLQRRMYQTDIQKWLAEEDENEGVPPSTTITSSEDPLAPPLIHQPDSENNHQMRTGYQL; encoded by the exons ATACGCGGACGGGGACAGATGGCGCTGGTGATGCTGGGACCCTGGACATGGGGAGCCGGTCCTCATTGCACACCGGCCTCAACATGTCTGAGGATGAGCATTGGGAGATGAACTACCATGAGGCTGCTATTTATTTAGAG GAAGGCTTAAACAATGAGAAGTTCGACTCCCACCCATCGAGCCCTGAAGAGTTACCGGCGTACCTCAGGGTCCACAATCCATGGTACCATGGTCTGGACCTCCTTGCTTCCCTAGTGCTTATACTCTTAGCTTTTACTGAAGATCCCGCCGTGCCTACGTTTGAG TTACCGGTATGGGCGCACGGGACGATAGAACTGTTGGCGCTGACAGTGATTGGCGTGGAGCTGCACTTGAAGCTCAAGTGGATCGGATGGGGCACCATACTCAAACACAAGAGAACAATGATAAAG GGTATTACATTACTAATAATGGTGCTGGAGGCGGTGGTGGTGTTATGCCGACAGTCTTCCCACTTCCGAGTCACCAGGGCGCTGCGCCCCATCTTCTTGGTGGACACCAGGCACTGCGGAGGAGTCAGGAGGTTCATCAGACAGATTCTACAGTCGTTACCACCGATTATTGATATGTTAG GGTTGCTGATGTTCTTCGTGGCTACATACTCCTTGCTGGGCTACTACCTGTTCTCGGAGCACGTGGACAACGGACACTTCCAGACTATCAGCGATTCCTTCGTCAGCATGTTCGTCTTACTCACCACTGCCAA TTTCCCAGATGTCATGATGCCTTCGTACGCCAAGTCCAAGTGGTACGCCGTGTTCTTCATCCTGTACATCATCACAGTCCTCTACGTACTTATGAACTTG ATGTTGGCGGTGGTGTACGAGACGTTCACCCGCATCGAGCGCGAGAAGTGCCGCGCGCTACTGCTGCACCGTCGCCGCGCCGCGCGACACGCCTTCAGGCTGCTCGTGtcgcgccgcgcgccgcacgCCGTCCGACTCCGGCACTTCGCCGGACTCATGCGGCACTACGCTCCGCACTACA GTGGTCTGGACGTGTACCTGATGTTCAAGCAGCTGAACCAGTCGTCGTCGGGCGGGCTGTCCCGCGGCGAGTTCGCCAACCTGTACGAGGTGTTCGCGCTGCGCTGGGCGGGCCAGCAGTCGCGGGCCCCGTGGTACGCGCAGTCCGCGCTCGAGCCGCTCGGccgggccgccgccgccgccgtgcGGTGGCCCTACTTCGAGTATCTTATAT ACGCCCTGATAGTGGGCAACGGTCTGGCGATGGTGCTCCGCGTGTGCGAGGCGGCCGGGGACCTGCAGGACAGCGCCCGCCTACTCTGTGCCTCCTGGGACACTTGGCTCTTCCTTACTC TATTCCTCCTAGAAGCAGCGCTGCGTATGATGGCGTCCGGGCTGGCGGTGTACCTGGAGAGCGGGTGGAACGTGTTCGACCTGAGCGTGACGCTGCTGGCGCTCATGGGCGCCGTGCTGCTCAGCATCGCGCCCAAACTCTTCATTGTCGTTATATTTAGACCTTTGAG ATTGATGCGTCTGTACAAGTTGAAGAAGCGTTACCGCGATGTGTTCGGTACGCTGGTCCTGCTGTCCCCGCTGATGTCGTCGGCAGGCTGCGTGATGCTGGTCATGTACTACTTCTTCGCCATCATCGGCATGGAGCTGTTCGCTGGCTACGATCTTAGGAATTGCTGTGT CAACACGACAGTGGAGGACTTCTACAAGTACTCGCTGAACAGCTCGACGGCCCTCGGCTACTACTACCTGAACAACTTCGAGAACATCGTCACCAGCGGCGTCACGCTCTTCGAGCTGACGGTCGTCAACAACTGGTTCATTCTCATGAACGCGTACGCCACTGTAGCGGGACAGTTCAGCAGGATTTATTTCATG GTGTTCTACCTGTTCACGATGGTGGTGCTGACGATAGTGGTGGCCAGCGTGCTGGAGGCATTCCGGTTCCGGATACAGTACAAACGGAGCACTACCAAGAGAGATG AGGAGAAGCTCCTTCATGAAGAAGTGCACACAAGTTGGGAAGAGGCTCAAAGGTTAGGAGCCAGTGGGGACCTAGCGGATGAGCTGAGGCCGAACCTACCACCGGGG GTGGAGGTGACATTCATCGGATCCCGACCTCGTACGAAGGAGGTGCTGCAGAGGAGAATGTACCAGACTGATATACAGAAGTGGCTAGCGGAGGAAGATGAGAATGAAG GAGTCCCACCCTCAACGACAATAACATCAAGCGAGGATCCTCTCGCCCCGCCCCTCATCCACCAGCCAGACAGCGAGAACAACCACCAGATGAGAACAGGTTACCAATTGTAG
- the LOC118274784 gene encoding two pore channel protein 1 isoform X1: protein MASLRSPSSPSDGYKRFSDDFANTSINNYGSNVTNTRTGTDGAGDAGTLDMGSRSSLHTGLNMSEDEHWEMNYHEAAIYLEEGLNNEKFDSHPSSPEELPAYLRVHNPWYHGLDLLASLVLILLAFTEDPAVPTFELPVWAHGTIELLALTVIGVELHLKLKWIGWGTILKHKRTMIKGITLLIMVLEAVVVLCRQSSHFRVTRALRPIFLVDTRHCGGVRRFIRQILQSLPPIIDMLGLLMFFVATYSLLGYYLFSEHVDNGHFQTISDSFVSMFVLLTTANFPDVMMPSYAKSKWYAVFFILYIITVLYVLMNLMLAVVYETFTRIEREKCRALLLHRRRAARHAFRLLVSRRAPHAVRLRHFAGLMRHYAPHYSGLDVYLMFKQLNQSSSGGLSRGEFANLYEVFALRWAGQQSRAPWYAQSALEPLGRAAAAAVRWPYFEYLIYALIVGNGLAMVLRVCEAAGDLQDSARLLCASWDTWLFLTLFLLEAALRMMASGLAVYLESGWNVFDLSVTLLALMGAVLLSIAPKLFIVVIFRPLRLMRLYKLKKRYRDVFGTLVLLSPLMSSAGCVMLVMYYFFAIIGMELFAGYDLRNCCVNTTVEDFYKYSLNSSTALGYYYLNNFENIVTSGVTLFELTVVNNWFILMNAYATVAGQFSRIYFMVFYLFTMVVLTIVVASVLEAFRFRIQYKRSTTKRDEEKLLHEEVHTSWEEAQRLGASGDLADELRPNLPPGVEVTFIGSRPRTKEVLQRRMYQTDIQKWLAEEDENEGVPPSTTITSSEDPLAPPLIHQPDSENNHQMRTGYQL, encoded by the exons ATACGCGGACGGGGACAGATGGCGCTGGTGATGCTGGGACCCTGGACATGGGGAGCCGGTCCTCATTGCACACCGGCCTCAACATGTCTGAGGATGAGCATTGGGAGATGAACTACCATGAGGCTGCTATTTATTTAGAG GAAGGCTTAAACAATGAGAAGTTCGACTCCCACCCATCGAGCCCTGAAGAGTTACCGGCGTACCTCAGGGTCCACAATCCATGGTACCATGGTCTGGACCTCCTTGCTTCCCTAGTGCTTATACTCTTAGCTTTTACTGAAGATCCCGCCGTGCCTACGTTTGAG TTACCGGTATGGGCGCACGGGACGATAGAACTGTTGGCGCTGACAGTGATTGGCGTGGAGCTGCACTTGAAGCTCAAGTGGATCGGATGGGGCACCATACTCAAACACAAGAGAACAATGATAAAG GGTATTACATTACTAATAATGGTGCTGGAGGCGGTGGTGGTGTTATGCCGACAGTCTTCCCACTTCCGAGTCACCAGGGCGCTGCGCCCCATCTTCTTGGTGGACACCAGGCACTGCGGAGGAGTCAGGAGGTTCATCAGACAGATTCTACAGTCGTTACCACCGATTATTGATATGTTAG GGTTGCTGATGTTCTTCGTGGCTACATACTCCTTGCTGGGCTACTACCTGTTCTCGGAGCACGTGGACAACGGACACTTCCAGACTATCAGCGATTCCTTCGTCAGCATGTTCGTCTTACTCACCACTGCCAA TTTCCCAGATGTCATGATGCCTTCGTACGCCAAGTCCAAGTGGTACGCCGTGTTCTTCATCCTGTACATCATCACAGTCCTCTACGTACTTATGAACTTG ATGTTGGCGGTGGTGTACGAGACGTTCACCCGCATCGAGCGCGAGAAGTGCCGCGCGCTACTGCTGCACCGTCGCCGCGCCGCGCGACACGCCTTCAGGCTGCTCGTGtcgcgccgcgcgccgcacgCCGTCCGACTCCGGCACTTCGCCGGACTCATGCGGCACTACGCTCCGCACTACA GTGGTCTGGACGTGTACCTGATGTTCAAGCAGCTGAACCAGTCGTCGTCGGGCGGGCTGTCCCGCGGCGAGTTCGCCAACCTGTACGAGGTGTTCGCGCTGCGCTGGGCGGGCCAGCAGTCGCGGGCCCCGTGGTACGCGCAGTCCGCGCTCGAGCCGCTCGGccgggccgccgccgccgccgtgcGGTGGCCCTACTTCGAGTATCTTATAT ACGCCCTGATAGTGGGCAACGGTCTGGCGATGGTGCTCCGCGTGTGCGAGGCGGCCGGGGACCTGCAGGACAGCGCCCGCCTACTCTGTGCCTCCTGGGACACTTGGCTCTTCCTTACTC TATTCCTCCTAGAAGCAGCGCTGCGTATGATGGCGTCCGGGCTGGCGGTGTACCTGGAGAGCGGGTGGAACGTGTTCGACCTGAGCGTGACGCTGCTGGCGCTCATGGGCGCCGTGCTGCTCAGCATCGCGCCCAAACTCTTCATTGTCGTTATATTTAGACCTTTGAG ATTGATGCGTCTGTACAAGTTGAAGAAGCGTTACCGCGATGTGTTCGGTACGCTGGTCCTGCTGTCCCCGCTGATGTCGTCGGCAGGCTGCGTGATGCTGGTCATGTACTACTTCTTCGCCATCATCGGCATGGAGCTGTTCGCTGGCTACGATCTTAGGAATTGCTGTGT CAACACGACAGTGGAGGACTTCTACAAGTACTCGCTGAACAGCTCGACGGCCCTCGGCTACTACTACCTGAACAACTTCGAGAACATCGTCACCAGCGGCGTCACGCTCTTCGAGCTGACGGTCGTCAACAACTGGTTCATTCTCATGAACGCGTACGCCACTGTAGCGGGACAGTTCAGCAGGATTTATTTCATG GTGTTCTACCTGTTCACGATGGTGGTGCTGACGATAGTGGTGGCCAGCGTGCTGGAGGCATTCCGGTTCCGGATACAGTACAAACGGAGCACTACCAAGAGAGATG AGGAGAAGCTCCTTCATGAAGAAGTGCACACAAGTTGGGAAGAGGCTCAAAGGTTAGGAGCCAGTGGGGACCTAGCGGATGAGCTGAGGCCGAACCTACCACCGGGG GTGGAGGTGACATTCATCGGATCCCGACCTCGTACGAAGGAGGTGCTGCAGAGGAGAATGTACCAGACTGATATACAGAAGTGGCTAGCGGAGGAAGATGAGAATGAAG GAGTCCCACCCTCAACGACAATAACATCAAGCGAGGATCCTCTCGCCCCGCCCCTCATCCACCAGCCAGACAGCGAGAACAACCACCAGATGAGAACAGGTTACCAATTGTAG
- the LOC118274784 gene encoding two pore channel protein 1 isoform X4, with the protein MYTRTGTDGAGDAGTLDMGSRSSLHTGLNMSEDEHWEMNYHEAAIYLEEGLNNEKFDSHPSSPEELPAYLRVHNPWYHGLDLLASLVLILLAFTEDPAVPTFELPVWAHGTIELLALTVIGVELHLKLKWIGWGTILKHKRTMIKGITLLIMVLEAVVVLCRQSSHFRVTRALRPIFLVDTRHCGGVRRFIRQILQSLPPIIDMLGLLMFFVATYSLLGYYLFSEHVDNGHFQTISDSFVSMFVLLTTANFPDVMMPSYAKSKWYAVFFILYIITVLYVLMNLMLAVVYETFTRIEREKCRALLLHRRRAARHAFRLLVSRRAPHAVRLRHFAGLMRHYAPHYSGLDVYLMFKQLNQSSSGGLSRGEFANLYEVFALRWAGQQSRAPWYAQSALEPLGRAAAAAVRWPYFEYLIYALIVGNGLAMVLRVCEAAGDLQDSARLLCASWDTWLFLTLFLLEAALRMMASGLAVYLESGWNVFDLSVTLLALMGAVLLSIAPKLFIVVIFRPLRLMRLYKLKKRYRDVFGTLVLLSPLMSSAGCVMLVMYYFFAIIGMELFAGYDLRNCCVNTTVEDFYKYSLNSSTALGYYYLNNFENIVTSGVTLFELTVVNNWFILMNAYATVAGQFSRIYFMVFYLFTMVVLTIVVASVLEAFRFRIQYKRSTTKRDEEKLLHEEVHTSWEEAQRLGASGDLADELRPNLPPGVEVTFIGSRPRTKEVLQRRMYQTDIQKWLAEEDENEGVPPSTTITSSEDPLAPPLIHQPDSENNHQMRTGYQL; encoded by the exons ATACGCGGACGGGGACAGATGGCGCTGGTGATGCTGGGACCCTGGACATGGGGAGCCGGTCCTCATTGCACACCGGCCTCAACATGTCTGAGGATGAGCATTGGGAGATGAACTACCATGAGGCTGCTATTTATTTAGAG GAAGGCTTAAACAATGAGAAGTTCGACTCCCACCCATCGAGCCCTGAAGAGTTACCGGCGTACCTCAGGGTCCACAATCCATGGTACCATGGTCTGGACCTCCTTGCTTCCCTAGTGCTTATACTCTTAGCTTTTACTGAAGATCCCGCCGTGCCTACGTTTGAG TTACCGGTATGGGCGCACGGGACGATAGAACTGTTGGCGCTGACAGTGATTGGCGTGGAGCTGCACTTGAAGCTCAAGTGGATCGGATGGGGCACCATACTCAAACACAAGAGAACAATGATAAAG GGTATTACATTACTAATAATGGTGCTGGAGGCGGTGGTGGTGTTATGCCGACAGTCTTCCCACTTCCGAGTCACCAGGGCGCTGCGCCCCATCTTCTTGGTGGACACCAGGCACTGCGGAGGAGTCAGGAGGTTCATCAGACAGATTCTACAGTCGTTACCACCGATTATTGATATGTTAG GGTTGCTGATGTTCTTCGTGGCTACATACTCCTTGCTGGGCTACTACCTGTTCTCGGAGCACGTGGACAACGGACACTTCCAGACTATCAGCGATTCCTTCGTCAGCATGTTCGTCTTACTCACCACTGCCAA TTTCCCAGATGTCATGATGCCTTCGTACGCCAAGTCCAAGTGGTACGCCGTGTTCTTCATCCTGTACATCATCACAGTCCTCTACGTACTTATGAACTTG ATGTTGGCGGTGGTGTACGAGACGTTCACCCGCATCGAGCGCGAGAAGTGCCGCGCGCTACTGCTGCACCGTCGCCGCGCCGCGCGACACGCCTTCAGGCTGCTCGTGtcgcgccgcgcgccgcacgCCGTCCGACTCCGGCACTTCGCCGGACTCATGCGGCACTACGCTCCGCACTACA GTGGTCTGGACGTGTACCTGATGTTCAAGCAGCTGAACCAGTCGTCGTCGGGCGGGCTGTCCCGCGGCGAGTTCGCCAACCTGTACGAGGTGTTCGCGCTGCGCTGGGCGGGCCAGCAGTCGCGGGCCCCGTGGTACGCGCAGTCCGCGCTCGAGCCGCTCGGccgggccgccgccgccgccgtgcGGTGGCCCTACTTCGAGTATCTTATAT ACGCCCTGATAGTGGGCAACGGTCTGGCGATGGTGCTCCGCGTGTGCGAGGCGGCCGGGGACCTGCAGGACAGCGCCCGCCTACTCTGTGCCTCCTGGGACACTTGGCTCTTCCTTACTC TATTCCTCCTAGAAGCAGCGCTGCGTATGATGGCGTCCGGGCTGGCGGTGTACCTGGAGAGCGGGTGGAACGTGTTCGACCTGAGCGTGACGCTGCTGGCGCTCATGGGCGCCGTGCTGCTCAGCATCGCGCCCAAACTCTTCATTGTCGTTATATTTAGACCTTTGAG ATTGATGCGTCTGTACAAGTTGAAGAAGCGTTACCGCGATGTGTTCGGTACGCTGGTCCTGCTGTCCCCGCTGATGTCGTCGGCAGGCTGCGTGATGCTGGTCATGTACTACTTCTTCGCCATCATCGGCATGGAGCTGTTCGCTGGCTACGATCTTAGGAATTGCTGTGT CAACACGACAGTGGAGGACTTCTACAAGTACTCGCTGAACAGCTCGACGGCCCTCGGCTACTACTACCTGAACAACTTCGAGAACATCGTCACCAGCGGCGTCACGCTCTTCGAGCTGACGGTCGTCAACAACTGGTTCATTCTCATGAACGCGTACGCCACTGTAGCGGGACAGTTCAGCAGGATTTATTTCATG GTGTTCTACCTGTTCACGATGGTGGTGCTGACGATAGTGGTGGCCAGCGTGCTGGAGGCATTCCGGTTCCGGATACAGTACAAACGGAGCACTACCAAGAGAGATG AGGAGAAGCTCCTTCATGAAGAAGTGCACACAAGTTGGGAAGAGGCTCAAAGGTTAGGAGCCAGTGGGGACCTAGCGGATGAGCTGAGGCCGAACCTACCACCGGGG GTGGAGGTGACATTCATCGGATCCCGACCTCGTACGAAGGAGGTGCTGCAGAGGAGAATGTACCAGACTGATATACAGAAGTGGCTAGCGGAGGAAGATGAGAATGAAG GAGTCCCACCCTCAACGACAATAACATCAAGCGAGGATCCTCTCGCCCCGCCCCTCATCCACCAGCCAGACAGCGAGAACAACCACCAGATGAGAACAGGTTACCAATTGTAG
- the LOC118274784 gene encoding two pore channel protein 1 isoform X3, translated as MSKAVLNVTDKVYYGIRDQWYKLKSYTRTGTDGAGDAGTLDMGSRSSLHTGLNMSEDEHWEMNYHEAAIYLEEGLNNEKFDSHPSSPEELPAYLRVHNPWYHGLDLLASLVLILLAFTEDPAVPTFELPVWAHGTIELLALTVIGVELHLKLKWIGWGTILKHKRTMIKGITLLIMVLEAVVVLCRQSSHFRVTRALRPIFLVDTRHCGGVRRFIRQILQSLPPIIDMLGLLMFFVATYSLLGYYLFSEHVDNGHFQTISDSFVSMFVLLTTANFPDVMMPSYAKSKWYAVFFILYIITVLYVLMNLMLAVVYETFTRIEREKCRALLLHRRRAARHAFRLLVSRRAPHAVRLRHFAGLMRHYAPHYSGLDVYLMFKQLNQSSSGGLSRGEFANLYEVFALRWAGQQSRAPWYAQSALEPLGRAAAAAVRWPYFEYLIYALIVGNGLAMVLRVCEAAGDLQDSARLLCASWDTWLFLTLFLLEAALRMMASGLAVYLESGWNVFDLSVTLLALMGAVLLSIAPKLFIVVIFRPLRLMRLYKLKKRYRDVFGTLVLLSPLMSSAGCVMLVMYYFFAIIGMELFAGYDLRNCCVNTTVEDFYKYSLNSSTALGYYYLNNFENIVTSGVTLFELTVVNNWFILMNAYATVAGQFSRIYFMVFYLFTMVVLTIVVASVLEAFRFRIQYKRSTTKRDEEKLLHEEVHTSWEEAQRLGASGDLADELRPNLPPGVEVTFIGSRPRTKEVLQRRMYQTDIQKWLAEEDENEGVPPSTTITSSEDPLAPPLIHQPDSENNHQMRTGYQL; from the exons ATACGCGGACGGGGACAGATGGCGCTGGTGATGCTGGGACCCTGGACATGGGGAGCCGGTCCTCATTGCACACCGGCCTCAACATGTCTGAGGATGAGCATTGGGAGATGAACTACCATGAGGCTGCTATTTATTTAGAG GAAGGCTTAAACAATGAGAAGTTCGACTCCCACCCATCGAGCCCTGAAGAGTTACCGGCGTACCTCAGGGTCCACAATCCATGGTACCATGGTCTGGACCTCCTTGCTTCCCTAGTGCTTATACTCTTAGCTTTTACTGAAGATCCCGCCGTGCCTACGTTTGAG TTACCGGTATGGGCGCACGGGACGATAGAACTGTTGGCGCTGACAGTGATTGGCGTGGAGCTGCACTTGAAGCTCAAGTGGATCGGATGGGGCACCATACTCAAACACAAGAGAACAATGATAAAG GGTATTACATTACTAATAATGGTGCTGGAGGCGGTGGTGGTGTTATGCCGACAGTCTTCCCACTTCCGAGTCACCAGGGCGCTGCGCCCCATCTTCTTGGTGGACACCAGGCACTGCGGAGGAGTCAGGAGGTTCATCAGACAGATTCTACAGTCGTTACCACCGATTATTGATATGTTAG GGTTGCTGATGTTCTTCGTGGCTACATACTCCTTGCTGGGCTACTACCTGTTCTCGGAGCACGTGGACAACGGACACTTCCAGACTATCAGCGATTCCTTCGTCAGCATGTTCGTCTTACTCACCACTGCCAA TTTCCCAGATGTCATGATGCCTTCGTACGCCAAGTCCAAGTGGTACGCCGTGTTCTTCATCCTGTACATCATCACAGTCCTCTACGTACTTATGAACTTG ATGTTGGCGGTGGTGTACGAGACGTTCACCCGCATCGAGCGCGAGAAGTGCCGCGCGCTACTGCTGCACCGTCGCCGCGCCGCGCGACACGCCTTCAGGCTGCTCGTGtcgcgccgcgcgccgcacgCCGTCCGACTCCGGCACTTCGCCGGACTCATGCGGCACTACGCTCCGCACTACA GTGGTCTGGACGTGTACCTGATGTTCAAGCAGCTGAACCAGTCGTCGTCGGGCGGGCTGTCCCGCGGCGAGTTCGCCAACCTGTACGAGGTGTTCGCGCTGCGCTGGGCGGGCCAGCAGTCGCGGGCCCCGTGGTACGCGCAGTCCGCGCTCGAGCCGCTCGGccgggccgccgccgccgccgtgcGGTGGCCCTACTTCGAGTATCTTATAT ACGCCCTGATAGTGGGCAACGGTCTGGCGATGGTGCTCCGCGTGTGCGAGGCGGCCGGGGACCTGCAGGACAGCGCCCGCCTACTCTGTGCCTCCTGGGACACTTGGCTCTTCCTTACTC TATTCCTCCTAGAAGCAGCGCTGCGTATGATGGCGTCCGGGCTGGCGGTGTACCTGGAGAGCGGGTGGAACGTGTTCGACCTGAGCGTGACGCTGCTGGCGCTCATGGGCGCCGTGCTGCTCAGCATCGCGCCCAAACTCTTCATTGTCGTTATATTTAGACCTTTGAG ATTGATGCGTCTGTACAAGTTGAAGAAGCGTTACCGCGATGTGTTCGGTACGCTGGTCCTGCTGTCCCCGCTGATGTCGTCGGCAGGCTGCGTGATGCTGGTCATGTACTACTTCTTCGCCATCATCGGCATGGAGCTGTTCGCTGGCTACGATCTTAGGAATTGCTGTGT CAACACGACAGTGGAGGACTTCTACAAGTACTCGCTGAACAGCTCGACGGCCCTCGGCTACTACTACCTGAACAACTTCGAGAACATCGTCACCAGCGGCGTCACGCTCTTCGAGCTGACGGTCGTCAACAACTGGTTCATTCTCATGAACGCGTACGCCACTGTAGCGGGACAGTTCAGCAGGATTTATTTCATG GTGTTCTACCTGTTCACGATGGTGGTGCTGACGATAGTGGTGGCCAGCGTGCTGGAGGCATTCCGGTTCCGGATACAGTACAAACGGAGCACTACCAAGAGAGATG AGGAGAAGCTCCTTCATGAAGAAGTGCACACAAGTTGGGAAGAGGCTCAAAGGTTAGGAGCCAGTGGGGACCTAGCGGATGAGCTGAGGCCGAACCTACCACCGGGG GTGGAGGTGACATTCATCGGATCCCGACCTCGTACGAAGGAGGTGCTGCAGAGGAGAATGTACCAGACTGATATACAGAAGTGGCTAGCGGAGGAAGATGAGAATGAAG GAGTCCCACCCTCAACGACAATAACATCAAGCGAGGATCCTCTCGCCCCGCCCCTCATCCACCAGCCAGACAGCGAGAACAACCACCAGATGAGAACAGGTTACCAATTGTAG